In Aedes albopictus strain Foshan chromosome 3, AalbF5, whole genome shotgun sequence, the following are encoded in one genomic region:
- the LOC134290931 gene encoding uncharacterized protein K02A2.6-like yields MNFVKPPEFNVGDSWPLYEERLKRFFVAYGIEEAEDERRAAFLLTAVSMEVYQIVKNLCFPKLPEEKKFSEVCDLLKQRFTPTLVVFRERARFFEARQGDAESIMEWSTRLKKLAANCDFGIDLDVFIKNLFVVGLRRGPLFERVCEEEATASFDVLIKIALKKESTLQQRGVLDVHKIQQGAEKKQCKSDSRCFACGRGDHDFRKCQYKSYVCKLCDKKGHLAKVCPTKDSEQSKEKKKPCGQKRSPRISHLRINKLEVPPPVMVGISVNGCPLFSAIPLDTDSREEFVCYNGSGFRAVGTFKAELRYNEHVSKEELYVFEGTRQPLLGRQTMSRWNLKIDFCHVSEKKVDCKEQLKPLLLKHAEVFEGELGCFKHGKVHLSLKEDAVPKFCKPRKVPFAFKEKVEAELDRLEESGIISKGPSSEAEWGTPLAPVLKKDSSIRLCADYRITVNPFLVDNRHPFPVIDEIFAALQGGKYFSKLDLKNAYYQLEVDADTRHLLAWSTHRGVYLMNRLPFGTKTACAIFQATLEKVLQGCRGTVSYLDDVMVSGRTVEEHLENLNAVLTRLKEAGFVLNMQKCEFFKQEVGYLGHVIDQDGLHKDPEKVQAIMDVKPPKDVKEVRAFVGLANYYAKFCPSLAQCMKPLYELLRDDVKFSWTENRQRAFAVIKKLLSEDTVLVHYNSDMPIKLYCDASNEGIGAVIVHEFPDKSERPISFASRVFKKHVAGYSVIDKEALAIYYGINKFNTYLQGRHFKLMTDHKPLTSLFSPKGVPETAAGRLQRWAVFLSNCDYEIQHVKGVRNVPADFLSRHPIGNDGSKEDEDEAVSFLNFVEAETRSLVERKQIIVESRRDKLLSRVAEYVKSGWPQMIQEEDLKVFHRKRDELSVEEGVLLWGYRIVVPTKLRKFLLDELHSVHLGIVKMKSLARSYFWWPSLDKEIEDMGRKCEMCMQQRPERSDPISPWRLTSAPCDRVHVDHFSFRGAEFLVMVDSHSKWIEVFPVRTLTSKETVEKISEFIGRFGSIGTLLSAYLEMYRATKHATTGESPFKLMFGREMRIRFDKLKVNHEKRQREKIEEHHLKQKRTVFKIGETVYARDYRNPKKPLWVRAKIVKKIGAVLYECVSDDLGIIKRRSHQLLKYPFDDYDDEARQPTGAGAQPNDASSEESEYGSLGESDTEERAREQPPPAGSYNRVVLPPRRLGEE; encoded by the exons ATGAATTTCGTCAAGCCACCAGAATTCAACGTTGGAGATTCGTGGCCGCTTTATGAAGAACGCCTGAAGCGATTTTTTGTGGCGTATGGAATCGAAGAAGCGGAAGACGAACGGCGAGCTGCTTTCCTGTTGACGGCGGTTTCCATGGAAGTCTATCAAATCGTGAAAAATTTGTGCTTCCCGAAGCTTCCTGAAGAAAAGAAGTTTTCCGAGGTCTGCGACTTGCTGAAGCAGCGGTTTACCCCGACGCTGGTTGTGTTCCGAGAGCGAGCACGGTTTTTTGAAGCCCGGCAAGGTGACGCGGAATCGATAATGGAATGGTCCACGAGGTTGAAGAAGCTAGCAGCCAATTGCGATTTTGGAATAGATCTGGACGTGTTCATCAAGAACTTGTTCGTGGTTGGACTACGTCGCGGTCCACTATTCGAGCGAGTATGCGAGGAAGAAGCGACGGCCAGCTTCGACGTTTTGATAAAGATCGCACTGAAGAAAGAATCGACCCTCCAACAGCGTGGCGTTTTGGACGTGCACAAGATCCAGCAAGGTGCGGAGAAGAAGCAGTGCAAGAGTGATTCACGGTGTTTCGCCTGCGGAAGAGGTGATCACGATTTCCGGAAATGCCAATACAAGAGTTACGTGTGCAAGCTTTGCGATAAGAAGGGACACCTTGCCAAGGTGTGTCCCACTAAGGATTCGGAGCAATCAAAGGAGAAGAAGAAGCCGTGTGGACAGAAGCGAAGCCCCAGGATCAGCCATTTGAGGATCAACAAGCTGGAAGTGCCCCCACCGGTTATGGTTGGTATCAGTGTCAACGGATGTCCT TTGTTTTCTGCGATACCGTTGGACACCGATTCGAGAGAGGAATTCGTCTGTTACAACGGGTCTGGTTTCCGTGCGGTTGGCACATTCAAGGCGGAGCTGCGGTACAACGAGCACGTGTCCAAGGAAGAGCTCTACGTTTTCGAGGGAACGAGGCAGCCACTGCTCGGACGGCAAACAATGTCCCGTTGGAATTTGAAGATCGATTTTTGCCACGTGTCGGAAAAGAAGGTTGACTGCAAGGAGCAGTTGAAGCCATTGCTGCTGAAGCATGCTGAAGTATTCGAAGGTGAGTTGGGCTGTTTCAAGCATGGCAAGGTACATTTGTCCCTGAAGGAGGATGCAGTTCCTAAGTTCTGCAAGCCAAGAAAGGTGCCGTTCGCGTTCAAGGAGAAGGTGGAAGCGGAGCTGGATCGACTGGAAGAGTCCGGCATTATTTCGAAAGGGCCATCATCAGAAGCTGAATGGGGTACACCGCTAGCCCCCGTTCTGAAGAAGGATTCGTCCATCAGGCTGTGTGCAGATTATCGGATCACGGTCAACCCGTTCTTGGTGGACAACCGTCACCCTTTCCCGGTGATAGACGAGATTTTTGCGGCGCTGCAAGGAGGTAAATATTTTTCGAAGCTCGACCTGAAGAACGCCTATTATCAGCTAGAGGTGGACGCAGACACAAGGCATCTGCTGGCTTGGAGCACGCACAGAGGTGTGTACCTGATGAACCGGCTGCCATTCGGAACCAAGACAGCCTGTGCCATTTTTCAAGCGACGTTGGAGAAAGTTCTACAAGGCTGTCGTGGCACAGTCAGTTATCTGGACGACGTTATGGTGTCAGGTAGAACCGTGGAAGAACACCTGGAAAACCTGAATGCGGTGCTAACGCGACTCAAAGAAGCGGGATTTGTACTGAACATGCAGAAGTGCGAATTTTTCAAACAAGAAGTCGGTTATCTTGGTCACGTCATCGACCAGGATGGCCTGCACAAGGACCCTGAAAAAGTTCAAGCAATCATGGATGTCAAACCGCCGAAGGATGTCAAGGAAGTTCGAGCATTCGTGGGCCTAGCCAACTATTATGCGAAGTTTTGCCCAAGTTTGGCCCAGTGTATGAAACCGTTGTACGAGCTGCTGAGGGACGACGTGAAGTTTTCTTGGACGGAGAATCGGCAGAGAGCGTTTGCAGTCATCAAGAAGCTGCTCTCGGAGGACACGGTACTGGTGCATTACAACTCGGACATGCCGATCAAGTTATACTGCGACGCTTCGAACGAAGGAATTGGAGCTGTTATCGTTCATGAGTTTCCGGACAAGAGTGAACGACCAATATCATTTGCATCGAGGGTGTTCAAGAAGCATGTAGCAGGATATTCCGTGATCGACAAAGAAGCATTGGCCATATATTACGGAATCAACAAGTTCAACACTTACCTGCAAGGACGACATTTCAAGCTCATGACGGATCACAAGCCTTTGACAAGCCTCTTTAGTCCTAAGGGTGTTCCGGAGACAGCAGCTGGACGTCTGCAGCGATGGGCAGTTTTCCTGTCGAACTGTGACTACGAGATTCAACATGTGAAAGGAGTTCGAAACGTTCCAGCGGATTTTTTGTCAAGGCACCCCATTGGTAACGACGGAAGCAAAGAAGACGAGGACGAAGCGGTAAGTTTCCTGAATTTTGTGGAAGCTGAGACCCGTTCATTGGTGGAGCGCAAGCAGATCATCGTCGAAAGCCGCCGTGACAAGTTGTTGAGCCGTGTAGCTGAATACGTTAAATCTGGTTGGCCGCAAATGATCCAAGAAGAGGACCTGAAGGTTTTCCACCGGAAGCGAGATGAGCTGAGCGTTGAAGAAGGAGTTCTACTTTGGGGCTACCGGATTGTAGTTCCGACCAAGCTGAGGAAGTTTTTGCTAGACGAGCTCCATTCAGTCCACCTGGGGATCGTGAAGATGAAGAGTTTGGCCAGGTCATATTTTTGGTGGCCATCCCTGGACAAAGAAATCGAGGACATGGGTAGGAAGTGCGAGATGTGCATGCAGCAGCGACCAGAGCGAAGCGATCCAATTTCCCCGTGGCGTTTAACCAGCGCCCCCTGTGATCGAGTCCACGTTGATCATTTTTCGTTTCGTGGTGCTGAGTTCCTGGTGATGGTGGATAGCCACAGCAAGTGGATCGAGGTGTTTCCAGTACGCACGCTGACTTCGAAGGAAACAGTGGAGAAGATCTCCGAATTCATCGGCAGATTCGGTTCCATCGGTACACTG TTGAGCGCATATCTGGAGATGTATCGCGCCACCAAGCACGCGACAACCGGTGAAAGTCCCTTCAAGTTGATGTTCGGAAGAGAGATGAGAATCCGTTTCGACAAGCTGAAGGTAAATCACGAAAAACGACAACGCGAGAAGATTGAAGAACACCACCTCAAACAAAAGAGAACGGTATTCAAGATTGGTGAGACAGTCTATGCAAGAGACTACCGAAATCCGAAGAAGCCACTATGGGTACGAGCAAAGATCGTCAAGAAGATTGGAGCTGTCCTATACGAGTGCGTTTCGGACGATCTAGGAATAATCAAGCGCAGGAGCCATCAGTTGTTGAAATACCCTTTCGATGACTATGATGACGAAGCAAGACAACCCACAGGCGCAGGTGCGCAACCGAATGATGCATCTAGTGAAGAGTCGGAATACGGCTCGTTGGGCGAGTCAGACACGGAGGAGCGGGCCAGAGAGCAACCACCACCGGCCGGGTC GTACAATCGAGTTGTGCTGCCACCACGTCGCTTGGGGGAAGAGTAG